From the genome of Delphinus delphis chromosome 8, mDelDel1.2, whole genome shotgun sequence, one region includes:
- the TH gene encoding tyrosine 3-monooxygenase produces the protein MPTPNAASPQAKGFRRAVSELDAKQAEAIMSPRFVGRRQSLIQDARNERQKAEAAAAAAAAAAEPGEALGGRAGKAALNLLFTLRATKPPALSRAVKVFETFEAQIHHLETRPAQKPQAGGLHLEYFVRCEVPSAALPTLLSSLRRVAEDVRGAGENKVLWFPRKVSELDKCHHLVTKFDPDLDLDHPGFSDQVYRQRRKLIAEIAFQYKQGDPIPHVEYTAEETATWKEVYTTLRGLYATHACREHLEAFELLEHFCGYREDSIPQLEDVSRFLKERTGFQLRPVAGLLSARDFLASLAFRVFQCTQYIRHASSPMHSPEPDCCHELLGHVPMLADRTFAQFSQDIGLASLGASDEEIEKLSTLYWFTVEFGLCKQNGEVKAYGAGLLSSYGELLHSLSEEPEIRAFDPDAAAVQPYQDQTYQPVYFVSESFSDAKDKLRSYASRIQRPFSVKFDPYTLAIDVLDSPHAIRRALDGVRDELHALTHALSAIS, from the exons ATGCCCACCCCCAACGCTGCCTCACCGCAAGCCAAGGGCTTCCGCAGGGCCGTCTCCGAGCTGGACGCCAAGCAGGCCGAGGCCATCATG TCCCCACGCTTCGTCGGGAGGCGGCAGAGCCTCATCCAGGATGCCCGCAACGAGCGACAGAAGGCggaggccgccgccgccgccgctgctgcagCCGCGGAGCCGGGCGAGGCCCTGGGGGGACGGGCCGGGAAGGCCGCGCTGAATCTCCTCTTCACCCTGCGGGCCACCAAGCCCCCCGCGCTGTCCCGGGCTGTGAAGGTGTTTGAG ACATTTGAAGCCCAAATCCACCACCTGGAGACCCGGCCCGCCCAGAAGCCGCAGGCAGGGGGCCTGCACCTGGAGTACTTCGTGCGCTGTGAGGTACCCAGCGCCGCCCTGCCCACCCTGCTCAGCTCCCTTCGCCGCGTGGCCGAAGATGTGCGGGGCGCTGGGGAGAACAAGG TCCTCTGGTTCCCAAGGAAAGTTTCTGAGCTGGACAAGTGTCACCACCTGGTCACCAAGTTTGACCCTGACCTGGACTTGGACCATCCG GGCTTCTCGGACCAGGTGTACCGCCAGCGCAGGAAGCTGATTGCTGAGATCGCCTTCCAGTACAAGCA AGGCGACCCTATTCCCCACGTGGAGTACACGGCCGAGGAGACTGCCACCTG GAAGGAGGTCTACACCACGCTGCGGGGCCTCTACGCCACCCACGCGTGCCGGGAACACCTGGAGGCTTTCGAGCTGCTGGAGCACTTCTGCGGGTACCGGGAGGACAGCATCCCCCAGCTGGAGGACGTCTCCCGCTTCCTGAAGG AGCGGACCGGCTTCCAGCTGCGGCCCGTGGCCGGCCTGCTGTCCGCCCGGGACTTCCTGGCCAGCCTGGCCTTCCGCGTGTTCCAGTGCACCCAGTACATCCGCCATGCCTCCTCACCCATGCACTCCCCCGAGCC GGACTGCTGCCACGAGCTGCTGGGGCACGTGCCCATGCTGGCCGACCGGACCTTCGCCCAGTTCTCCCAG gACATCGGCCTCGCATCCCTGGGGGCATCGGACGAAGAAATTGAGAAGCTGTCCACG CTGTACTGGTTCACCGTGGAGTTTGGGCTGTGCAAACAGAACGGCGAGGTGAAGGCCTACGGAGCGGGGCTGCTGTCCTCCTATGGGGAGCTCCTG CATTCCCTGTCTGAGGAGCCCGAGATCCGGGCCTTCGACCCCGACGCAGCGGCCGTGCAGCCCTACCAGGACCAGACTTATCAACCTGTCTACTTCGTGTCTGAGAGCTTCAGCGACGCCAAGGACAAACTCAG gagctaTGCCTCCCGCATCCAGCGCCCCTTCTCCGTGAAGTTCGACCCATACACGCTGGCCATCGATGTGCTGGACAGCCCCCACGCCATCCGACGCGCCCTGGATGGTGTCCGGGACGAGCTGCACGCCCTCACCCACGCCCTGAGCGCCATCAGCTAG